A genomic stretch from Aerosakkonema funiforme FACHB-1375 includes:
- a CDS encoding CHASE2 domain-containing protein has product MSKLVIFRIGKGNFQSEGFPVILQIGEEGDRPFLEITGELPPAPEIAEDYDDWQSIYWRLDRVRSLNAPDGQVTNFSTIEECNNAAEPIITQLNNWLNSPKFRSIRERLIEEVKPSDTVRVLLQTEEMRLQRLPWHLWDFFTRRPNAELAISLPDYQRINQVYPSKNKVNILAILGNSTNIDIGSDEESLQNTPDAAVTFLPEPQRKDINDKLWEQSWDILFFAGHSRTEGNKGRIFINETDSLTISQLRNALTKAIAAGLRIAIFNSCDGLGLARELADLHIPQLIVMREPVPDKVAQEFLQYFLQEYSKGESLYLSVRKARERLQGLENKFPCASWLPVIYQNPAQIPPTWQQLRDGIESDRAIPSINIESKPLKPHPLTRIFTHPILVASVAITALVLGVRQMGWLQTQELKAYDQMIRLQPDDGPDRRLLVITVDKTDLQYQDRMGMERRGSLADAALNQVLKKLEPLQPRVIGLDIYRDFPVRRDQPELAKRLRETNNFIAVCKVNEPPRDKEGYQPPPEVPKERLGFSDVIKDNDGILRRYLWSMNFNDSSPCRTEFSLSFQLALYYLVTEGIEPQFNYDEKYLQLGKVRLKRLEPDSEGYRGLDNRGYQILLNYRSQKIAKQVSLRDVLTGNFNPNFVKNRIVIIGVTVPDEDNHYTPYSLSLRSDRATKGVFIQAQMVSQIISAVLDGRPLLGVWPFWGDALWIWGWSLVGGAIAWRIRGILSLGLVLIVAIVTLYGVCFFLFIQGSWVPLVPSCLALILTGASIVTYSRSQLRRSHFISKLPPPSL; this is encoded by the coding sequence ATGAGTAAATTAGTTATTTTTAGAATAGGAAAAGGTAACTTTCAATCAGAAGGTTTTCCCGTGATATTGCAGATAGGAGAAGAAGGCGATCGCCCTTTTCTCGAAATCACAGGCGAGTTACCACCAGCACCAGAAATTGCCGAAGATTACGACGACTGGCAATCAATTTATTGGCGTTTAGACCGAGTTCGGAGTTTAAATGCTCCAGATGGTCAAGTAACAAATTTTTCAACAATAGAAGAGTGCAACAATGCGGCTGAACCTATTATTACTCAACTGAATAACTGGCTAAATTCACCAAAATTTCGTTCTATCCGTGAAAGATTAATTGAGGAAGTAAAGCCCTCGGACACAGTACGGGTGCTATTGCAAACTGAAGAGATGCGTTTGCAGCGACTTCCTTGGCATTTATGGGATTTTTTCACTCGCCGTCCTAATGCAGAATTAGCTATTAGCCTTCCAGATTACCAACGAATTAACCAAGTATATCCAAGTAAAAATAAAGTTAATATCTTAGCAATTTTAGGAAATAGCACTAATATTGATATCGGTTCAGACGAGGAATCATTGCAGAACACACCGGATGCTGCTGTTACCTTTCTCCCCGAACCGCAGCGAAAGGATATTAATGATAAATTGTGGGAACAAAGCTGGGATATTTTATTTTTTGCAGGTCATAGTAGGACGGAAGGAAACAAGGGACGCATTTTTATCAATGAAACGGATAGTTTGACAATTAGCCAATTAAGAAACGCTCTCACAAAAGCGATCGCGGCTGGATTGAGGATTGCAATTTTCAACTCCTGTGATGGATTGGGATTAGCACGGGAATTAGCCGATTTACATATTCCACAACTAATCGTGATGCGAGAACCTGTTCCCGATAAAGTAGCACAGGAATTTTTACAATATTTTCTCCAAGAATATTCAAAAGGTGAATCCTTATATCTGTCTGTGCGGAAAGCGCGGGAACGGTTGCAAGGATTAGAAAATAAGTTTCCCTGTGCTAGTTGGTTGCCAGTAATATATCAAAATCCGGCTCAAATTCCTCCAACTTGGCAACAGTTGCGAGATGGGATAGAAAGCGATCGCGCTATTCCATCAATCAATATAGAAAGCAAACCCTTAAAACCCCATCCACTAACAAGAATTTTCACACATCCCATCTTGGTTGCCAGTGTAGCAATTACAGCCTTAGTGTTGGGTGTGCGACAAATGGGATGGTTGCAAACACAGGAGTTAAAAGCTTATGATCAGATGATAAGACTGCAACCAGATGACGGGCCAGACCGTCGCCTTTTGGTTATTACAGTTGATAAAACCGATTTGCAATATCAAGACCGTATGGGGATGGAGAGACGGGGGTCTTTAGCTGATGCAGCACTCAATCAAGTATTGAAGAAACTAGAGCCATTGCAACCGCGAGTAATTGGCTTAGATATTTATCGGGATTTCCCAGTGCGGCGCGACCAACCTGAATTAGCAAAACGGTTGCGGGAAACTAATAATTTCATTGCTGTATGCAAAGTCAATGAACCGCCCAGAGACAAAGAAGGTTATCAACCCCCACCAGAAGTCCCCAAAGAACGTTTAGGATTTAGCGATGTTATCAAAGATAACGATGGAATTCTCCGTCGCTATCTGTGGTCTATGAATTTTAATGATAGTTCTCCTTGTCGTACCGAATTTTCCTTAAGCTTTCAATTAGCACTTTATTATTTAGTTACAGAAGGAATTGAGCCTCAATTTAACTACGATGAAAAATATTTACAGTTGGGGAAAGTGCGATTAAAACGTTTGGAACCCGATTCGGAAGGGTATAGAGGGTTAGATAATCGAGGATACCAAATATTGCTCAATTACCGTTCTCAAAAAATTGCCAAACAGGTTAGTTTGAGAGATGTCCTAACTGGTAACTTTAACCCTAACTTCGTGAAAAACCGGATTGTGATTATTGGTGTTACTGTTCCAGATGAAGATAATCACTATACACCTTACAGTCTCAGCTTGCGCTCAGATCGAGCTACAAAAGGCGTTTTTATTCAAGCGCAAATGGTGAGTCAGATTATCAGCGCTGTGTTAGACGGTCGTCCGTTGTTGGGAGTTTGGCCTTTTTGGGGTGATGCGCTGTGGATTTGGGGTTGGTCTTTGGTGGGAGGTGCGATCGCTTGGCGAATTCGGGGAATACTAAGCTTGGGATTGGTTCTGATTGTGGCTATCGTCACCTTGTACGGAGTTTGCTTTTTCCTCTTTATACAAGGTAGCTGGGTGCCATTAGTGCCATCATGCTTGGCTTTGATATTGACAGGTGCAAGTATAGTCACGTACAGCAGATCCCAGTTACGGCGATCGCACTTTATTTCTAAACTTCCCCCACCAAGTTTATGA
- a CDS encoding DUF928 domain-containing protein, translated as MNWRLQNLILALTLPLAPGCTSSIGASVEVTPSSVQIAQQRPRQASPTPTPSLQPSPSRSPTPSNQRTAATPIRFSLPPEGAPGYRGDAATRDACNDAGKSRLIALVPGTNLGLTIAERPTFWFYVSEQVKSTTPVEFMLVDEQENTVYKDSFEVTVSPGIIGIKLPQNVSALEIGKRYHWTLSVICNPGNSRETANVDGEVWRVDKPELQQKLDGVSGRDRILLYAENGLWYDTITNLIELRRQNPQDAQLTKDWEDLLRHPDVALNKIVAEPVVTCCKAR; from the coding sequence ATGAACTGGAGACTCCAAAATTTAATACTAGCTTTGACCTTACCATTAGCACCCGGTTGCACCTCCTCAATTGGGGCATCTGTGGAGGTTACACCATCATCGGTACAGATAGCACAACAGCGCCCTCGCCAAGCGTCGCCAACACCCACGCCATCTCTTCAACCATCTCCCTCGCGATCGCCTACACCTTCCAACCAGCGAACTGCTGCAACCCCTATCCGTTTCAGTTTACCTCCTGAAGGCGCACCCGGATATCGAGGAGATGCAGCAACTCGTGATGCTTGTAATGATGCAGGGAAATCGCGTTTAATTGCATTAGTTCCAGGGACTAATTTAGGGTTAACCATAGCTGAACGTCCGACGTTTTGGTTTTATGTGTCGGAACAGGTTAAGTCTACAACTCCTGTGGAGTTCATGTTAGTAGATGAGCAAGAAAATACAGTTTATAAAGATAGCTTTGAAGTAACAGTTAGCCCTGGTATTATTGGAATAAAGTTACCGCAAAATGTAAGTGCTTTAGAGATTGGTAAGCGATATCATTGGACCTTATCCGTTATTTGCAATCCAGGCAATTCACGCGAAACTGCTAATGTTGATGGAGAAGTATGGCGGGTTGATAAACCTGAGTTGCAGCAAAAGTTGGATGGAGTGAGTGGGCGCGATCGCATTCTCCTTTATGCTGAAAATGGTTTGTGGTACGACACTATAACTAATCTAATTGAATTGCGTCGTCAGAATCCGCAGGATGCACAATTAACGAAAGATTGGGAAGATTTGTTGCGACATCCAGATGTTGCTTTGAATAAAATTGTTGCGGAACCTGTTGTTACCTGTTGTAAGGCAAGATAA
- a CDS encoding CHAT domain-containing tetratricopeptide repeat protein codes for MQLQRIGLSVIVTLLFTILASHPVPLLMRFSTLQVLAQTTDGQKVEGERLLRQGLEQYQRGQLEAAMQSWEQALNIYRELKDKGAELAILAGLGSGYLQLRNYTKALEYQQQRLAIAQELKDPQLLGEALVNLGAIYQLLGNYNKAIEYYQPALAIAQELRNLPWLSTTIAGLSIAYSSLGDYEKAIEYLQKDLEIKRSLNDRKGEESTLGALGAAYHSLGNYYKAIEYFQESLEITRELNDRQAELSSLTDIGTAYENLGDYSKAIEYHQQSLIIAQELKNREAEGYVLANIGLVYHDLGDYGKAIEFQQQSLTIAQETKDREAEAVAVSRLGLIYAAIGDYSKAIEWHQQHLVIERERHDLEGQITALGNLGIAYKNLKDYPKAIDYYQQSLTIAQQVKNPQNKQGILGNLGVVYFEQGDYTRAIQLYQESLSIAREIKDRQSEGDILGNLGAAYNGLRDYAKAIDYHQQFLKITQEIGDRQGEAIALNNLGVSLFRSGNLAEAEKNLRLGIKVLDSIRSGLGNRDSEKVSIFEIQGRTYRALQEVLIAQNKIHEALEIAEGGRARAFIDLLTSRLSSQSPINSPITYPSLVEIQQISKTQKATIVVYSIISDSRKESNLFIWVIKPTGDVTFRQFDLKELEREKRTIANLVPRVRQAIGVRSGANTNEAAFKPGDRIHFKGENRNSEPWEVVSFDPQNGILMVRHPSFATTSVIPKSINDVEDFGQTSLQQLHQILIEPIADLLPKNPSDRVIFIPQGELFLVPFPALQDKDGKYLIEKHTILTAPSIQVLDLTRKQRQRLANSTAKDVLVVGNPSPMPAPFQPLEYAEPEAKAIANLLNTNAITGTQATESAIVAQMSNAKMIHLATHGQFDDIRGLGSAIALAPSGKDDGLLTAEEILNLKLNAELVVLSACDTGRGRLTGDGVIGLSRSLISAGVPSVIVSLWKVPDNTTSGLMVEFYRQLKGNPDKAQALRQAMLITMQQHPNPRDWAAFTLIGEAE; via the coding sequence ATGCAATTGCAGAGAATTGGTTTGAGTGTAATTGTTACCCTTCTGTTTACTATATTAGCCTCTCATCCTGTGCCGCTGCTGATGCGATTTTCTACGTTGCAGGTGTTAGCTCAAACTACAGATGGGCAGAAAGTAGAAGGAGAGCGACTGCTAAGACAAGGGCTTGAGCAGTATCAGCGTGGTCAATTGGAAGCTGCCATGCAATCCTGGGAACAAGCACTAAATATTTATCGAGAACTCAAAGATAAAGGCGCTGAGTTAGCAATTTTAGCAGGTTTAGGCTCTGGTTATCTTCAACTGAGAAACTACACCAAAGCCCTTGAGTACCAACAGCAACGTTTGGCTATTGCTCAAGAACTTAAAGATCCGCAACTGCTAGGAGAGGCGCTAGTAAATTTGGGAGCCATTTATCAGCTCCTTGGAAACTACAACAAGGCAATCGAGTATTATCAGCCCGCACTAGCTATTGCTCAGGAACTTAGAAATCTGCCCTGGCTAAGTACGACCATAGCAGGTCTATCCATTGCATACTCATCACTTGGAGACTATGAAAAAGCTATTGAGTACCTACAGAAAGATTTGGAAATTAAGCGCTCACTCAACGACCGCAAAGGAGAAGAGTCTACTTTAGGAGCTTTGGGAGCTGCTTATCATAGTCTCGGAAACTATTACAAGGCAATTGAATACTTTCAGGAGAGTTTGGAAATAACACGGGAACTTAATGATCGTCAAGCAGAATTGTCAAGTCTTACAGATATAGGCACTGCCTACGAAAACCTTGGAGACTATAGTAAAGCAATTGAATACCACCAACAGAGCTTGATTATTGCACAAGAACTTAAAAACCGTGAAGCAGAGGGATACGTTCTGGCAAATATAGGGTTGGTTTATCACGATTTAGGAGATTATGGTAAAGCAATTGAGTTTCAGCAGCAAAGTTTAACTATTGCACAGGAAACGAAAGACCGGGAAGCCGAGGCAGTAGCCGTGAGCCGTCTTGGGCTTATTTATGCCGCTATCGGAGACTATAGCAAAGCAATTGAGTGGCATCAACAACATTTGGTGATTGAACGCGAACGTCACGATCTTGAGGGGCAAATAACGGCTTTGGGAAATTTAGGCATTGCATACAAAAACCTCAAAGATTATCCCAAGGCAATTGACTACTATCAGCAGAGTTTAACAATCGCACAACAAGTCAAAAATCCTCAAAACAAGCAAGGTATTCTAGGAAATTTAGGAGTTGTTTACTTTGAGCAAGGAGACTATACCAGAGCCATTCAATTATATCAGGAAAGCTTGAGTATAGCACGCGAAATAAAAGATCGCCAATCAGAGGGTGACATTTTAGGAAATCTGGGTGCTGCATATAACGGGCTTAGAGACTACGCCAAAGCGATTGACTACCATCAACAATTTCTAAAAATTACACAGGAAATAGGCGACCGCCAAGGGGAAGCAATAGCCCTCAATAATCTAGGAGTTTCTCTATTTCGCTCTGGCAATTTAGCAGAAGCAGAGAAAAATTTACGCCTCGGAATTAAAGTTTTAGATTCTATCCGGTCAGGATTAGGTAACAGAGACTCAGAGAAAGTATCAATTTTTGAAATTCAAGGTCGCACCTACCGCGCTTTACAAGAAGTTCTGATCGCCCAGAATAAAATTCACGAAGCTCTAGAAATTGCTGAAGGGGGGCGTGCGCGTGCCTTTATCGACTTATTGACCAGCAGGTTATCTTCTCAATCACCGATTAACTCTCCTATAACTTATCCCTCCCTTGTGGAAATTCAACAAATTTCTAAAACACAAAAAGCCACAATCGTTGTATATTCAATTATTTCTGACTCAAGAAAGGAATCAAACCTTTTTATTTGGGTAATAAAACCTACTGGTGATGTTACGTTTCGTCAATTCGATCTCAAAGAATTAGAACGAGAGAAGAGAACTATTGCCAACCTGGTTCCCCGCGTTCGTCAAGCTATTGGCGTGAGGAGTGGAGCCAACACTAATGAAGCAGCATTTAAACCAGGCGATCGCATTCACTTCAAAGGCGAAAACCGGAACTCAGAACCTTGGGAAGTCGTATCATTCGATCCACAAAACGGCATACTTATGGTTAGACACCCAAGTTTTGCAACTACAAGTGTAATACCGAAATCAATCAATGATGTAGAAGACTTCGGACAAACATCACTGCAACAACTCCACCAAATTCTCATCGAACCAATAGCTGACTTACTACCCAAAAATCCAAGCGATCGCGTAATCTTCATCCCCCAAGGCGAACTCTTCCTCGTTCCCTTCCCCGCACTGCAAGACAAAGACGGCAAATACCTGATCGAGAAACATACCATTCTTACTGCCCCATCGATTCAAGTATTAGACTTAACCCGAAAACAACGGCAGCGCCTTGCTAATTCAACCGCCAAAGATGTGCTGGTAGTCGGCAATCCTAGCCCCATGCCTGCACCATTCCAACCTCTAGAATATGCCGAACCAGAAGCGAAAGCAATTGCTAACTTGCTCAATACCAACGCGATTACTGGTACTCAAGCTACTGAATCTGCGATCGTCGCACAGATGTCCAATGCAAAGATGATCCATCTGGCAACTCACGGACAGTTCGATGATATCAGAGGATTGGGGAGTGCGATCGCTCTCGCCCCCTCCGGCAAAGATGATGGTTTACTCACCGCCGAAGAAATCCTCAACCTGAAGCTAAATGCCGAATTAGTCGTTCTCAGCGCTTGCGACACCGGGAGAGGACGCTTAACAGGGGACGGCGTAATCGGACTATCCCGTTCCTTGATTTCTGCGGGTGTCCCCAGCGTCATCGTCTCCTTGTGGAAAGTGCCAGATAATACAACCTCTGGACTGATGGTGGAATTTTATCGCCAACTGAAGGGAAACCCAGACAAAGCCCAAGCGCTACGCCAAGCAATGCTTATTACCATGCAGCAACACCCCAATCCAAGAGACTGGGCAGCATTTACCCTCATTGGCGAAGCAGAATAA
- a CDS encoding DUF4407 domain-containing protein produces MATNKPVNNQTLTSLQKFLFYWAGANEKILAREDCAAERNKYASIGLTVLFTAILASFSGGYAFFTVFSSVGLSAIFGLFWGLGLIGNLDRLFIINLKKKHRKGWKQNILGLGEALTSAVPRLSLAVLLALVITKPLEIKIFDKEIESEIANNNALIFGQREKEIRQSSRLAELSAALNQKNQEKNQNNERLEQARQAYNCEISGSSSDRCRQLGSSGKQGIGDIGKALEINLNKVEAEVASENTKLERDLASIQAEIDQVEQDIQKRLTEIEEKQQKSDGLLMRLKTLESLSEKDRAIANINLFVTLLFIMIETSPILVKIMSSYGTYDAALESLEKTSIHRYTKSTEKDLELIDYEVEANFPIMKEIKDSEAENKKFAYVEMRSQVSQVMFQQFNLMLKELLSDRSESLKSIRTKVLDRIEKQIERVLANYAQEISISGREINERIKQFKQDILNETLSEKLKNSIKDAELEDLEKDLNNFQKAVDDYKEEDDSENGKNLE; encoded by the coding sequence ATGGCAACAAATAAACCAGTCAATAACCAAACCTTAACTTCCCTCCAAAAATTTCTGTTTTACTGGGCTGGTGCCAATGAAAAAATACTAGCGAGAGAAGACTGTGCTGCGGAAAGAAATAAATATGCCTCAATTGGCTTAACAGTATTATTCACCGCCATTTTAGCTTCTTTCTCTGGTGGCTATGCCTTCTTCACGGTCTTTAGTTCTGTTGGCCTTTCAGCAATCTTTGGTTTATTCTGGGGTTTAGGATTAATCGGTAATCTCGATCGACTTTTTATCATCAATCTGAAAAAGAAACACCGAAAAGGTTGGAAGCAGAATATCCTGGGGTTGGGAGAAGCCCTAACAAGCGCTGTCCCTCGGTTAAGTTTAGCAGTTTTGCTAGCGTTAGTGATTACTAAACCTCTGGAAATCAAGATTTTCGACAAAGAAATTGAGTCCGAAATCGCTAACAATAATGCCTTAATTTTCGGACAAAGGGAGAAAGAAATTCGTCAAAGTTCACGGTTAGCGGAACTCTCTGCCGCCTTAAACCAGAAAAATCAGGAAAAAAATCAAAATAACGAACGACTTGAACAAGCACGTCAAGCTTACAACTGTGAAATTTCCGGTAGTTCTTCAGACAGGTGTCGGCAACTTGGAAGTTCAGGAAAACAGGGAATAGGTGATATTGGAAAAGCACTGGAAATAAACTTAAACAAAGTTGAAGCAGAAGTAGCATCAGAGAATACAAAGCTCGAACGAGATTTGGCAAGTATCCAAGCTGAAATCGATCAGGTTGAGCAAGATATCCAGAAGAGACTAACAGAGATTGAAGAAAAACAGCAAAAGTCAGATGGTTTACTGATGCGACTCAAAACCCTTGAAAGTCTCAGTGAAAAAGATCGAGCCATTGCTAATATTAACCTCTTTGTGACCTTGCTTTTCATAATGATTGAGACTTCACCAATCCTCGTCAAAATCATGTCTTCCTATGGAACTTATGATGCAGCACTGGAAAGTCTGGAAAAAACTTCCATCCACCGTTATACCAAATCTACTGAGAAAGATTTGGAGTTGATCGACTATGAAGTTGAAGCTAACTTTCCCATTATGAAGGAGATTAAAGACTCTGAAGCTGAAAACAAAAAGTTTGCTTATGTAGAAATGCGGTCACAGGTCAGCCAGGTTATGTTCCAGCAGTTTAACTTGATGTTAAAAGAGCTTTTGTCTGACCGAAGTGAAAGTTTGAAGTCTATTAGGACAAAAGTCCTCGATCGCATCGAAAAACAAATCGAGAGAGTATTAGCCAATTACGCTCAGGAGATAAGTATTTCCGGTCGCGAGATTAACGAAAGGATTAAGCAATTCAAACAGGATATCTTGAATGAAACTTTGTCAGAGAAGCTAAAAAATTCTATTAAGGATGCAGAATTAGAGGATTTGGAAAAGGATTTAAATAATTTCCAAAAGGCTGTTGACGATTATAAAGAGGAGGATGATTCCGAAAATGGTAAGAATCTGGAATAA